The following proteins are co-located in the Echinicola sp. 20G genome:
- a CDS encoding zinc metallopeptidase has product MLLILIVVVFGILGFVVSSKLKSKFKKYSQTALQANLSGKEIAELMLADHGIHDVSVNCVDGQLTDHYNPQNRTVNLSPDVYYGRNAAATAVAAHECGHAVQHARSYAWLNIRSAMVPVQNASGKILNFVLIASLFGGFLMLNTIDFRLIGMVVVGAYGIITLFTFVTLPVEFDASRRALAWVKERNIVTPSEYDMSKDALKWAAMTYVVAALASLTTLAYYASIFFGGRD; this is encoded by the coding sequence ATGTTATTAATCTTAATTGTAGTTGTATTTGGGATTTTAGGCTTTGTCGTAAGTAGCAAGCTGAAAAGTAAGTTTAAAAAGTATTCCCAGACAGCCCTTCAGGCTAATCTTTCGGGTAAAGAAATTGCCGAATTGATGTTGGCAGATCATGGTATCCATGATGTATCCGTCAACTGTGTAGATGGACAATTGACAGACCATTATAATCCACAAAATAGAACGGTAAATCTTAGCCCTGATGTTTATTATGGTAGGAATGCTGCGGCCACGGCTGTGGCAGCTCACGAGTGTGGTCACGCGGTACAACATGCCAGATCCTATGCTTGGTTGAACATCCGCTCTGCGATGGTTCCCGTTCAGAATGCCAGTGGTAAGATTTTGAATTTTGTGCTGATCGCCTCTCTTTTTGGAGGGTTTTTGATGCTCAATACAATAGATTTTCGTTTGATTGGGATGGTTGTGGTAGGAGCATATGGAATTATTACCTTATTTACCTTTGTGACCTTACCGGTGGAGTTTGATGCCAGTAGAAGGGCATTGGCTTGGGTAAAAGAAAGAAATATCGTCACTCCTTCTGAGTATGATATGTCCAAAGATGCTTTGAAATGGGCGGCCATGACCTATGTGGTAGCAGCCTTGGCTTCATTGACAACGTTGGCTTATTATGCCTCCATCTTCTTTGGTGGAAGGGATTGA
- a CDS encoding acyl-CoA dehydrogenase, with protein MNFHLTEEQMAVKEAARDFAKAELLPGVIDRDTHATFPKEQIQQMGQLGFLGMMVDPKYNGGGMDTISYVLAMEEISKIDASASVAMSVNNSLVCWGLEKYGSEAQKEKYLKPLATGEVLGAFCLSEPEAGSDATSQRTIAEDKGDYYLINGTKNWITNGSTASVYLVIAQTEPEKKHKGISAFIVERDMEGFEVGKKEDKLGIRGSDTHSLMFNDVKVPKENRIGEDGFGFSFAMQTLDGGRIGIAAQALGIASGAYELALAYSKERKTFGKPISQHQAIQFKLADMATEIEAARLLVMKAAWLKDQGKDYGHASAMAKLYASKVAMEVTVEAVQIHGGYGFVKEYHVERLMRDAKITQIYEGTSEIQKIVISRNILR; from the coding sequence ATGAACTTTCATCTTACCGAAGAACAAATGGCCGTTAAGGAAGCGGCCCGAGATTTTGCTAAAGCCGAATTATTACCTGGAGTAATTGATCGTGACACCCATGCCACTTTTCCAAAAGAGCAGATCCAGCAGATGGGCCAGTTGGGTTTTTTGGGCATGATGGTAGATCCGAAATACAATGGAGGAGGGATGGACACCATTTCTTACGTATTGGCCATGGAAGAGATTTCAAAAATTGACGCTTCTGCATCGGTGGCTATGTCTGTCAATAACTCATTGGTCTGCTGGGGGCTGGAAAAATACGGTTCAGAAGCCCAAAAAGAAAAGTACCTAAAGCCATTGGCAACTGGTGAAGTGTTAGGAGCATTTTGTCTATCAGAACCAGAAGCAGGTTCTGATGCCACTTCCCAAAGGACCATTGCTGAAGATAAAGGAGATTATTACCTCATCAACGGTACCAAAAACTGGATCACTAATGGTTCTACAGCCAGTGTTTACCTGGTCATCGCCCAAACAGAACCTGAAAAAAAGCATAAAGGCATTTCTGCCTTTATAGTAGAAAGGGATATGGAAGGCTTCGAAGTAGGCAAGAAGGAGGACAAGCTGGGTATTAGGGGATCTGATACGCATTCATTGATGTTTAATGATGTGAAAGTGCCCAAGGAGAACAGAATTGGTGAGGATGGTTTTGGTTTTAGCTTTGCCATGCAGACTTTGGATGGTGGACGAATTGGGATCGCTGCGCAAGCCTTAGGAATTGCTTCAGGAGCCTATGAGTTGGCTTTGGCTTATTCAAAGGAGCGTAAGACTTTTGGGAAACCCATCAGTCAACATCAGGCCATTCAGTTTAAATTGGCGGATATGGCAACAGAGATTGAAGCAGCAAGGCTTTTGGTGATGAAAGCGGCTTGGTTGAAAGATCAAGGAAAGGATTATGGACATGCCAGTGCCATGGCAAAATTGTACGCTTCTAAGGTAGCGATGGAAGTAACGGTAGAAGCTGTACAAATTCATGGAGGTTATGGATTTGTCAAAGAATATCATGTGGAGAGGCTTATGAGGGACGCTAAGATCACCCAGATTTATGAGGGAACCAGTGAAATTCAAAAAATAGTTATATCTCGTAATATTTTAAGATAA
- a CDS encoding helix-turn-helix domain-containing protein: protein MEYYNKVIESVGVRYTRGNNYKVERPITVTDYIEPENSVILLHQGSLKFGDEQELVNEGEILFIPAGRPSKVTFGPATKRNESSNDEFVENKKKHLQTISFKDIKNAEEDCLTIVTFEAKVFDVVNFFNSLGIPPFIIRFNDRLASIIEDVVKESEQNTPGKERVIKLHTELLVVELVRHILKNRLFVEEMSTNSTYFKDPRLIDMFNYIKKNIGGDLSNKVLAKVANVSEDYVGQYFKMLTGINPQDYIEYQRMEAAVDLLRTTKKSIRDIGKEVGYKDTAYFCRRFKMMYGLPAGKMRRRESLINVQG, encoded by the coding sequence ATGGAATATTACAATAAAGTCATTGAATCCGTTGGTGTAAGGTACACGAGGGGGAACAACTACAAAGTTGAGAGACCTATAACCGTGACGGATTATATTGAACCAGAGAACTCTGTAATCCTATTGCATCAAGGTTCTTTAAAATTTGGAGATGAGCAAGAATTGGTAAATGAAGGGGAGATTCTCTTCATTCCTGCGGGACGACCAAGCAAGGTTACCTTTGGTCCAGCCACCAAAAGGAATGAGTCGTCCAACGATGAATTTGTAGAAAACAAGAAAAAGCACCTACAAACCATCAGTTTCAAGGATATCAAAAATGCAGAAGAGGATTGTTTGACCATCGTTACCTTTGAAGCAAAGGTGTTTGATGTGGTTAATTTCTTCAATTCATTGGGAATTCCTCCATTTATCATCCGTTTTAATGACCGATTGGCCTCTATCATTGAGGACGTGGTCAAAGAATCAGAGCAAAACACTCCTGGAAAGGAGCGAGTGATCAAGCTGCACACCGAGTTATTGGTGGTAGAATTGGTAAGGCATATTCTTAAAAACAGGTTGTTTGTGGAAGAAATGTCTACAAACAGTACCTATTTTAAAGATCCTCGATTGATCGATATGTTCAATTACATCAAGAAGAATATCGGTGGAGATCTTTCCAACAAGGTATTGGCGAAGGTGGCCAATGTGTCTGAAGATTATGTTGGTCAGTATTTCAAAATGCTTACTGGTATCAATCCTCAGGATTACATTGAATACCAGCGCATGGAAGCTGCAGTGGATTTGCTAAGAACTACCAAGAAAAGCATCCGGGATATCGGCAAAGAAGTAGGATACAAAGATACGGCTTACTTCTGTCGCAGATTCAAAATGATGTACGGTTTGCCAGCTGGTAAAATGAGAAGAAGAGAATCCTTAATTAACGTTCAAGGATAA
- a CDS encoding geranylgeranylglyceryl/heptaprenylglyceryl phosphate synthase → MPTEKSDKIFKTFKQLQLSGKKALALLIDPEKVGAESQFKSLINQAYQNEVDFFFIGGSLLTEKNVDKTVMRIKEVCADIPVILFPGNVIQISPLADGILFLSLISGRNPELLIGQHVTAAPLLANTELEVLPTGYMLVNDGQISSASYISQTIPIPNNKPSLAKATALAGKFLGLQTFFLDAGSGANTPVSKEIIKHVKQTTQSPLIVGGGINSIEKARNVWDAGADIVVLGNGVEKNPDLLTEVLDFMKVYNLSLNVN, encoded by the coding sequence ATGCCGACAGAAAAGTCTGATAAAATTTTCAAGACATTTAAACAGCTTCAACTATCAGGCAAAAAAGCCTTGGCCTTGCTTATTGACCCTGAAAAAGTCGGCGCAGAAAGTCAGTTTAAATCACTCATCAACCAAGCCTATCAAAATGAAGTTGACTTTTTCTTTATTGGAGGAAGTCTTCTGACAGAAAAAAATGTTGATAAAACCGTAATGAGGATCAAAGAGGTATGTGCTGACATTCCAGTTATCCTCTTCCCGGGTAATGTCATTCAGATCAGCCCTCTGGCTGATGGAATACTCTTTCTTTCACTTATCTCAGGAAGAAACCCTGAACTACTCATTGGTCAGCACGTGACAGCTGCACCGTTGCTTGCAAACACTGAACTGGAAGTATTGCCCACTGGCTACATGCTGGTCAATGACGGACAGATCAGCAGTGCAAGTTACATCAGCCAAACCATACCTATCCCCAACAACAAACCATCTTTGGCCAAAGCCACCGCTCTTGCCGGAAAATTCCTTGGTCTTCAGACCTTCTTTCTGGACGCAGGCAGTGGAGCCAACACTCCCGTATCAAAGGAAATCATCAAGCATGTCAAACAAACAACACAATCTCCCTTGATAGTGGGAGGAGGAATCAACTCCATCGAAAAAGCCCGAAATGTTTGGGATGCCGGGGCCGACATCGTTGTGCTGGGAAATGGGGTAGAAAAAAACCCCGATCTTTTGACCGAGGTTCTTGACTTTATGAAAGTCTATAATTTATCCTTGAACGTTAATTAA
- a CDS encoding phage holin family protein → MMLNVSEIINTVKKLIEVKIQMAKNDIQEELSGIITRIAILSMVVIISVFILLFASIALAFYFAELTYSNSLGFLYVGLIYVAFLILLYIVKDSVGIQKAVHEGISKFLLFSRKTNKNNDQ, encoded by the coding sequence ATGATGCTAAACGTCTCCGAGATAATTAATACAGTTAAAAAGTTGATTGAGGTCAAAATCCAAATGGCCAAAAACGACATCCAAGAGGAGCTCTCCGGAATCATCACCCGGATAGCTATTTTGAGCATGGTAGTAATTATCAGTGTGTTCATTTTACTATTTGCCAGCATTGCCTTGGCATTTTATTTTGCAGAACTTACTTACTCCAATTCACTTGGGTTTTTATATGTTGGTTTGATTTATGTAGCCTTTCTGATATTACTTTACATCGTAAAAGACTCTGTAGGTATTCAAAAAGCTGTTCATGAAGGAATAAGTAAATTCCTGCTTTTCAGCAGAAAAACAAATAAGAACAATGACCAATAA
- a CDS encoding YkgJ family cysteine cluster protein, whose translation MNLKEKSLKVNEIFNDLDMEVQDYLAQSQLTCLSGCGKCCANPKVPATVLEFLPLAFDLYQKGQAEALLDQLETTTEDSYCVVLKLLSADGAAGHCTQYNHRGLICRLFGNSSRRNREGKKELITCKTIKEQKQQQFQMVTHAIQNGLEIPGSSDYYTRLSAIDFHMAEQQFPINIAIKKAVEAVLSFYFYFEGQAV comes from the coding sequence ATGAATCTTAAAGAGAAGTCACTGAAAGTCAATGAAATATTCAACGACCTCGACATGGAAGTACAAGATTATCTTGCACAAAGTCAACTAACCTGCCTCTCCGGCTGTGGAAAATGTTGTGCCAACCCCAAAGTTCCCGCAACAGTCTTGGAGTTTTTGCCACTAGCCTTTGACCTGTATCAAAAAGGACAAGCTGAAGCATTGCTTGATCAACTGGAAACCACTACAGAAGACAGCTATTGTGTCGTTCTCAAACTGCTAAGTGCAGATGGCGCAGCTGGTCATTGCACCCAATACAACCATCGAGGGCTGATCTGTCGATTATTTGGAAATTCCTCTCGAAGAAATAGAGAGGGCAAGAAGGAGTTGATTACTTGTAAAACCATCAAAGAACAGAAACAACAGCAATTCCAAATGGTGACTCACGCTATCCAAAATGGGCTGGAGATCCCAGGAAGCTCAGATTATTATACTCGCCTATCTGCCATTGACTTCCACATGGCAGAACAGCAGTTCCCGATTAATATTGCTATAAAAAAAGCCGTTGAGGCAGTATTATCCTTCTATTTTTACTTTGAAGGTCAAGCGGTTTAA
- a CDS encoding TIGR00730 family Rossman fold protein has translation MSEEPEKTELTEEDRIRRAFKEKDWSEIKSANSWVIFKVMSEFVEGFEKLAKIGPCVSIFGSARTPQDNKYYKIAEEIAAKLVRHGYGVITGGGPGIMEAGNKGAHSEKGKSVGLNIQLPFEQFNNIYIDQDKLITFDYFFVRKVMFVKYAQGFIVLPGGFGTMDELFEAITLIQTKKTGKFPIILVGKEFWEGLIDWVKTVMLDKHKNISPEDMDLFSVVDTATEAVKVIDDFYSKYLLSPNF, from the coding sequence ATGAGTGAAGAACCGGAAAAAACAGAATTGACAGAAGAAGATAGGATCCGAAGGGCCTTTAAAGAAAAGGATTGGAGTGAAATAAAAAGTGCCAACTCGTGGGTGATCTTTAAGGTCATGTCAGAGTTTGTGGAAGGCTTTGAAAAATTAGCAAAAATAGGTCCTTGCGTATCTATTTTTGGCTCAGCCAGAACACCTCAAGACAACAAATACTATAAGATTGCGGAAGAAATAGCTGCAAAATTGGTTCGCCACGGTTACGGAGTGATTACTGGTGGAGGACCAGGCATCATGGAAGCAGGCAATAAGGGAGCTCATTCGGAAAAAGGAAAGTCTGTAGGACTCAACATTCAGTTGCCTTTTGAACAATTCAATAACATTTACATCGATCAAGACAAGCTGATCACTTTTGATTATTTCTTTGTGAGGAAGGTCATGTTTGTCAAATATGCCCAGGGTTTTATTGTACTTCCTGGCGGTTTTGGAACCATGGATGAGCTGTTCGAGGCGATCACTTTGATCCAAACCAAGAAGACAGGAAAGTTTCCAATTATTTTGGTTGGGAAGGAGTTTTGGGAAGGATTGATCGATTGGGTAAAAACAGTGATGTTGGACAAGCATAAAAACATCAGTCCAGAAGACATGGATTTATTTTCGGTGGTCGATACAGCCACTGAAGCGGTCAAGGTGATTGACGATTTTTACAGCAAGTACTTATTATCTCCAAATTTCTGA
- a CDS encoding lytic transglycosylase domain-containing protein produces the protein MRNLHIYILYGLVAVLFGLVFYYKNDSPKVTSSENEHWLPLKRESTQIGAPKQVARVKLFDIPNKMEFAGEPVPLNESDIKERFEREIYVNVYWESNMLLMMKRANKYLPMIERVLAENRIPDDFKYLAMIESGLMNVVSPAGARGFWQFMEGTAKDYGLEVNKEVDERYHYEKSTIAACKYLQKSYAKFGKWTSVAASYNIGQAGLSRRMNDQQQPDYYDLLLNEETSRYMFRILAFKEVFEHPSKYGFELTNDDLYHQPELKTLVVKNTIPDLAEWAIKNGTTYKVLKTYNPWMRKTKLTIRRGNQYEIQLPID, from the coding sequence TTGCGTAACCTTCACATTTACATATTGTACGGTCTTGTGGCCGTACTTTTCGGATTGGTGTTTTATTATAAGAATGATTCCCCAAAAGTAACATCCTCTGAAAATGAGCATTGGCTTCCTTTAAAAAGGGAATCAACCCAAATAGGAGCGCCAAAGCAGGTGGCAAGGGTAAAATTGTTTGATATTCCAAACAAAATGGAATTTGCAGGAGAACCTGTTCCTTTAAATGAAAGTGATATCAAAGAGCGTTTTGAGCGGGAAATCTATGTCAATGTGTATTGGGAATCCAACATGTTGCTCATGATGAAAAGGGCCAATAAGTACCTTCCCATGATTGAAAGGGTGTTGGCTGAAAACCGTATCCCTGATGATTTCAAATACCTTGCTATGATAGAGTCGGGCTTGATGAATGTCGTTTCTCCAGCTGGGGCAAGAGGCTTTTGGCAGTTTATGGAAGGGACAGCTAAAGACTATGGCCTGGAAGTTAATAAGGAAGTTGATGAGCGCTATCATTATGAGAAATCAACCATAGCGGCTTGTAAATACCTGCAAAAATCATATGCCAAATTTGGTAAATGGACAAGCGTGGCAGCGAGCTACAACATCGGCCAAGCAGGCCTAAGCAGGAGGATGAATGACCAGCAGCAACCTGATTATTATGACTTGCTACTGAATGAGGAAACCAGCAGGTACATGTTCCGGATTTTGGCTTTTAAGGAAGTGTTTGAGCATCCGAGCAAATATGGCTTTGAGCTGACCAATGATGACCTGTATCATCAGCCCGAATTGAAGACGCTGGTTGTCAAAAATACTATTCCGGACTTGGCCGAATGGGCCATTAAAAATGGCACTACGTATAAAGTGTTGAAAACCTACAATCCATGGATGAGAAAGACCAAATTGACCATCCGCCGTGGCAATCAATATGAAATCCAACTTCCAATTGACTAA